In Camelus bactrianus isolate YW-2024 breed Bactrian camel chromosome 34, ASM4877302v1, whole genome shotgun sequence, one genomic interval encodes:
- the PIANP gene encoding PILR alpha-associated neural protein gives MKSRMWPALLLSHLLPLWPLLLLPLPPPAQGSSSSPRTPPAPARPPCARGGPSAPRHVCVWERAPPPSRSPRVPRSRRQVLPGTAPPATPSGFEEGPPSSQYPWAIVWGPTVSRDDGGDPSSANPGFLPLDYGFAAPHGLATPHPNSDSMRGDGDGLILGEAPATLRPFLFGGRGEGVDPQLYVTITISIIIVLVATGIIFKFCWDRSQKRRRPSGQQGVLRQEESQQPLTDLSPAGVTVLGAFGDSPTPTPDHEEPRGGPRPGMPQPKGAPAFQLNRIPLVNL, from the exons ATGAAGTCCAGGATGTG GCCTGCACTGCTGCTGTcccatctccttcctctctggccactgctgctgctgcccctcccaccacctgctcaaggttcctcctcctcccctcgaaccccaccagccccagcccGCCCCCCCTGTGCCCGGGGAGGCCCCTCGGCCCCACGCCATGTGTGCGTGTGGGAGCGGGCACCCCCACCAAGCCGATCCCCTCGGGTCCCAAGATCTCGTCGGCAAGTTCTGCCAGGCACTGCGCCCCCTGCCACCCCATCAGGCTTTGAGGAGGGACCACCCTCGTCCCAGTACCCGTGGGCTATTGTATGGGGCCCCACAGTGTCCCGAGACGATGGAGGAGACCCCAGCTCTGCCAATCCTGGATTTCTGCCTCTGGACTATGGTTTTGCAGCCCCCCATGGGCTGGCTACCCCACACCCCAACTCAGACTCCATGCGGGGTGATGGAGATGGGCTCATCCTGGGAGAAGCACCTGCCACCCTACGGCCGTTCCTGTTCGGGGGCCGCGGGGAAG GTGTGGACCCTCAGCTCTATGTCACAATTACCATCTCCATCATCATTGTCCTCGTGGCCACTGGCATCATCTTCAAGTTCTG CTGGGACCGCAGCCAGAAGCGGCGCAGGCCCTCAGGGCAGCAAGGTGTCCTGAGACAGGAGGAGAGCCAGCAGCCATTAACAGACCTGTCCCCAGCTGGGGTCACTGTGCTGGGGGCCTTCGGGGACTCGCCTACCCCAACCCCTGACCATGAGGAGCCCCGAGGGGGACCCCGGCCTGGGATGCCCCAGCCCAAGGGGGCTCCAGCCTTCCAGTTGAACCG GATTCCCCTGGTGAATCTGTGA